The Rhinolophus ferrumequinum isolate MPI-CBG mRhiFer1 chromosome 17, mRhiFer1_v1.p, whole genome shotgun sequence DNA window TGATTCTCTTGAGAAATTATTTAACAAACTGACAGTGTGTTTTGATTAAACTTTTGCAGAGTTCTTCAGCATACACATTTGCACATACTGTACCATGTTATGTAGTTGATTTTCCAGTATGAAAGAGCTACCCTTCAGCTTCGTGGCTAAGAATCAGATATATATTACTAATAAATAAACTTAAGGTGTTTCAAAAAGACCTTTGAAATAGTAAATTTCTGCCTCTCACATAAAGAATGTAATGGAAAGTTTTTAGACGTGGTTTACAAAGCATGTGAAATGCCGACATAGCTATTCATTAAAAATAGGAGGCCATTAATATCAAAAATCATACAAGTTGCATAAAGGAGCAAATGGCAGTGTGAATAGGTTATATTTCTGTTGACCTAGtgcataaaaataggaaaaatatactAGTATGTAGGTTACTCCATCTCTATATGCTATTGTATTTCAAAGTTTaagatttaaaatcattttttatcaCAATGTTGATAAAATTTAGAGTTGCAATTTGAATTTTAAGACTTGAAGTAACCTGATCACTGAAGCCAACTTTATTCTGTCAACATCCCTCAAGTCCTACTTGAAAAGTGATGAAATAGTTGAAAATCTGTGTGGTATGTGAATAAACTATTATAATCCTATACGTCATCTAATTAGAAGTAGAAAGAACATCACAAAGGTTTTAATCTAATCTGTCCCTTCGGTGGTccataatgaaaatttaaatgtgtgtgtaaCTAAATTCATTTTCCTCAAAGAGTCTACATCTGCGTGTTACATACAGCAGCTTATAAATTGTTAGACTTTGTTTTGAAATGTAACATTTTACTCATTGAATGAATATTAATTAACTGAATTAGGAATTTTCATTCTGAAAACCAAATTCTGTACTGTACTGATACAACATCCCCAAACTTTTGATTCTAAGTGGCCATTCATTTATAAGCAGGTAAGCAAATAACAAGGATGGCTTCACATGAACACTTATCTAAATTCTTCCAGGGTTACAGTATTAAGAAcattaataatataatgtattactTGTTTCATACATCCTTTGCCTAAGATAAAGTGTTTCATGTAGGAGGCCTTTATCCTTTTTGATAGACAGTTTCAAATATCTTGAACTCAAAAGAATATCTCAGATCTCTTCTATATTAACTGAATAGCATACATACATAAACAGTGTTCACTATTCACcagatatttttgtctttctattatCTTACTCACTTATTCAAGCTTGTCTGTGATTAATGGAATTGGTGTCAGATGCTGGAATTTATTCTGACCAATGAACACAGCTGACTCAAGGGAGTAGAATCTCCTGCCAAGTAATAGAACAAAACACAATATGCATAAAACAAATACGAGACTCCAGGCTTTAGCTGAAGGAAGCAACTACCTGTGTAATATCAAAGCAACAGAAACTATTTCTCATGTGGCTGCATAGGTTGTATATTGTATCTAATCTCTAATGTAACTtactggttttccttttttaaaaccaagattggaaattttactttgtaaagaaaataagtCGTATGAAATAATGGCTTAATGTTTTGAACAATGCCAAgaaattgtttaattaaaataaattatttttgtttcaaattgaAGTATGTGAAATTTTGTCCTTGCCTATATATTCCAAGGTCAAGTACTAACTGTTTGTTGTGAATTTGATTCATATAATAGACATTTGTTAAACCAACTTCTTTTGAGTGGAGAAAATGCTTTCTCATTTAAACAATAGGGTAGCTATCAAACAGGCTAGAAAGTCAGTAGTTGATATTCTTGGCAGTttaaagtgctaaataaatatgtaagactTCAAGAAACCGTAACCAAAAATTGTTTTTACCCagtcataaatttttaaatgtacactttATTATCATCTCTTTTTTAGGTAAgactgaaagagaaataagaatggTCCATGTGTAGCCTACATACTTGCTCCACAGGGCTTCccttaaaaatttctttaatctttagatatttttaaatgataatccAGTTCAGCAGCATATCCATAACTCAAAATGAGAACAtagctaacaacaacaaaagtcatTTATTCCTTCCTCCTGATCCCTTATTAgctaaaagaaaatttccatcTCTAAAAGGAAACAGGTTCTGCCAAAATGGAACTTAATTAAGGACATAACTATGTGAAACATTAGAAAACGAAAATAGGGGAAAACTcagatttaaaaaactaaaggaCTGAATCATGTAAAAACAAAGTAATGATCTTACCCAGAAAGGCTACTTAGAAAAGGTAGATCTTACAGAGTAAAAAACCTGTGGATTATCACGTAACAAAATAACACCAGAGGCATGAATGAGCAAGCAAGACAACAACTGAGGCAGATGTACCAGTTGGAGAAAGACTTGAGTGTGGATAGGCATGGGTATTCTGAAAGCTATGATGAACAGTTTGGTTTCTGACATAATAAAGATGAACGTGTACTATATAATTTGTCTAGCACCTGTGGGGAAAGGGACATCTACGTAAGTGAGTTTTCCACATGAAATTGAAGTTGACCCCTCTGATtctaatcaaaattataaaatagccACAAAGTGTATATTTCACTTGCTTTTTCAAGTAAATGTTTTCCCTTTCCGTTtgagtcattaaaaacaaaatttgaggtCCTGTGCTCCTAGGAAATCCACCAATGCCAAAAGGCTAACAGAAGAATATAGGCTTACCCCTTTGCTACTGGGCCTTTaggtgtctatttcctttgcttttcactGTTCTAGTAATCGCCCTTGTTTTGATCTGTGGCCTGGAACAATGGTTTCTTTGGATTTCGATTAAGACTAAATAGTTGTTTGAGTGGCTCACTCGGAAAAATGTGGAACTTGAACATGCCATTGGTTCTTTAGGGTCCTATTTGCTATTTGTGTTAACTAAGTTTCAAAAAAGTCTTTTAGAGCTATTTGATGGGATTGGGGCCAAAGTTAAACACTCCTGGTAGGTACTAATTTCTATTTGTGATTTTAATGAGAACTATGtaaacatatacaaaatttaCTTACCTAGAAAGTGGTCAGAATGGCTGGGGTGAAGAGTTAATAgctcatggggaaaaaaaagagcaacttTTAATATTAAAGCTCAACCTGGGACCAAATTATTGCATTGGGATAGAATTTTTTTACATTAGCTCTTGAAACCATTACTATGTTACAAAATGGTCATTCACACTtataaaaaaagactttttaaaaaagattttcagtAGCCACATTAACAGGTCAAgtcacttaaaaatacattttaggaaatttttcatCAAAGATGTTAAGTAAAATTAATTCATCTTTAAGTACTTATCTACCATCTTTACGAGGttggacaatgaagttcacaaactcatcctagaaaaagtgctacatacctcattgctgaatatcactatggtcaccttccaagtactccccttgggaaactatgcactgacgccagtgcctagtccacccttcaaagcaattgtggaactctttttctgggatgaccACCAgaattgtattacccttgatgtcctgaatgtcaccaaaacgtcttcctttcaatatttcctttatcttcaggtaaagagagaagttactgggggccagatgaagtgagtagggagggtgttccaatatagttatttgtttactggcgaaaaactccctcacagacagtgccatgtgagctggtcattgttgtgatgcaagagccacgaaatcttggtgaaaagttcaggtcattttcgtctttttcacacagccttttcatcacttccaaatagtaaacttggttaactgtttgccagttggtacaaattcataatgaataatccctctgatatcaaaagaggttagcaacatcattgcaacaagatCGCAACATAACCGTCAGACCTGGTATCTCCAAATAAGCCTTCAGTACTAAATAACGACAACCATTAAAGAGCATTTACCAGTGTCTGACGCACTGCCCTGCATACTCTATTTACCTACAATACTCAGTTCCTCCTCACAGTAACTAGCATTTATTTCTGCAGTTGCACAGCCAGTAAGAAGAGAACCAGGAAGGATTCTGGCTCATAACCATTCTTCTGTAGTGCCTAGTTATTAACCCCGCTAAGCATGTCCATTCCTGCTTTCCTTTAGTTACTTCTGGACCCATGATTAGCCATTAGTCTATACATGGATagagtaatataagacccatacGGAACCCTAAGAAACAGTATCACTGTTACAGAACTATAGCTGTggaaaaatttatgaaaaatccaTAATGACCAGGCAAACCATGTCCCACTTCACTATTTACTCCTATCCcatttaataaactttaaattttttttaaaaaaatctttatttcagataaaattaatatttccataATTTAGGAGAAAGCAAACAAACTTCCTTGAGTCCATTGTTTTAGGTAATTGTGATTTCCACGAAAAGAATTACTGAGTATCTATCATGTGAATATTTGCCTACATGCTTGTTGGGAGCTTTTGTAGCCTTTTCTTGGTAGGAATTCCAGTTTTtctgaattcttccctttccttcaggTATTCCATTTTGCATTCCTCATAAAAGGCGGGATCATTATAACTACAAGAAAGAAATGGATATCTTTTAAAGCGAATCACTTTGCAAGTGGTTAACATAAGCTTACTTTAATAACATTCAGACATCCAGTTCATCAGGTACAATCTTTAGAAGTAGATTTTTAGTAATGGTCACAAATTCATCATAAACATTAGACTACGAAACTagctaaagaaaaggaaaaaataaaaagacctaaTGGTTCTTTTTTGAGTAGCACTATCCCAGGACAGAGCAATGAGAAACACAGTACCTACCTTCAAAGAGCCCCTGGTGTTAGAGAGCAGACAAGTAAAGACTGCATTACAGTTAAGTAG harbors:
- the CMC1 gene encoding COX assembly mitochondrial protein homolog isoform X4 produces the protein MALDPADFTKCCKDSGILMVVKCRKENTALKECLTAYYNDPAFYEECKMEYLKEREEFRKTGIPTKKRLQKLPTSM